The window TGTCCCATTTAAAACATAATTTTAAATTTTTATTATATAAAATACATAATTTATTAATATTAAATAAAAAGAACCCCTTTAATATAGAATTAATTCTAAAACTTAAAAGGGCTCCTTAATACTAATTAATAAACATTACTTAGACTAGATACCAACTACATTTAATAATAATCCTACAGAATATACTGAGTTTTCAGTCAAAGCAAAATTTGGAACCTCATTACTTAAAGGTCCTTGTCTCAATTGAAGTGTATAAACTGTACCATTAACAGGTGCTCCAACAAATGTTTGCCCAAGTGTTAATGGTGTAAAAGCAACACCATCCCAGGTACCTATTATAAAGCTTGGAGGAAGACTTACACTCTTTAATTCTAAAGTAACTCCTGCTGGAACAGTTAGTGTATCTTCTACTGTTGCATCTACCCCACCTGCTGGAAAGTCAGTTTCACCATAGTTTCCAAATACCAGTGTAAAACCTAAATCATCTCCAACGCCAGGATTTGTCGGTTGACCCTGCCAAAACGTAAACTTATTTCCGAAAACTTCTGATTGTCCTTGTATATTTATAGTTTGTGGAGGTACAGCTACTGGACCACTAGTTCCTGGACTAATCCCTATATTGTCTTGATATGAAATAATTGACATGTTCATCACCCTTCTTTTATTTAATTATTATAGCTAAAGCTCTAATGTCTTTATCTATGCTATATACTATGAGATACATAAAAAATTGTTACTTAACACATGAAAAATACTATAAAATAATTTTGTAACACTTCATAATATATTTTAATAAATTATAGTATAAGTAAATAATGTAAAAGGAGTAATTGTAATGGCAATCATAAAATTTGGAAGTGGCATAAATAACCCAAATAAAAATGAAACTTCGTCAAATCAGCCTTCTTCTAACTCACAAAATAGTAATGCTGAATCAAATGACTTAACAGATAAACTAACTAGTGAAATAGAAAAGAAAAATCTTGAGTTAAAGGAAAAAGAGCTTTCTCTTAAAGAATTAGAACTTACTTTAAAAGAAAGAGAATTTTCTCTTAAAGAAAAGGAACTTCTACTTAACGAAAGGGAACTATCTATCAACCAAAGAGGATTATCTATTGAAGAAAAAGAAATATCTCTAAATCAAAGAGAATTATCTATTGAAGAAAAAGAAATATCTTTTAACAAACAAAAACAGTCCATTATGGAAAAAGATACGGATGTTAAAAATAACGAAGTATCCCTTACTGAAAATGTATCTACTACTCAAAATACTTCTAAGAGAAATAGATATTTTTTTTAAATATTTTCAATTGACATCAAATAACTAGATACTTTTATTTGCTTTTGAGGATTGAATCTTGTTTTTCCAAGGCTCAATCCTTTTATTTTTGCTTTATTCCTTATCAGAGAATAAGATGATCCCTGTTGTTATATTCTCATTATTTGTATCATCTGCTATGATTCTTGAAGGAGGAGAAAAAACGAGACCTGTAAAGGAATTTATAGATTCACTTAGAGACATTATGTCTAGAGTAACAAAGCATGTTATAGAACTTGTTCCATATGGAGTTATTGCCATTATGACATCTATATCAGCTCACTTTGGACTTAGTTCATTACTTCCACTTACTAAAGTACTCCTATCTATCTATGTTGCTTATATACTTCAAATTGTTGTAGTACAAGGCATTCTTGTAGCATTTATTGGAAAAGTAAGCCTAATGAAGTTCATAAAGAAAATCTACCCTACACCAGTAGTGGCATTTACAACTCAAACTAGTATAGGAACTCTTCTCGTAACATTGAGAGTTCTTACAAAAAGAGTAAATGTTTCTGTAAGATATGTATATAAGTTCAATTGAAATATCTGGAGTTGCAGGCTCAGAAAATGAATTTCAATTAAATAATGTTTTAGCATAAAATATTACAAAAGCTACTGGCACTTTATATTTACCAGCAGCTATTTATATTACTAAATGTTATTTTTATATACTATTGGAATAAAACTACCATCCGTATGGTCCATAGTATGGTGGTCTATAGTACGGTCCTCTTCCTACTACGTATCCAAGTAAAAATGGTACCCCAAATCCCCCGAATCCATTCCCTCCATGATAGTATCCTCTGCCTCCACGGCGTCCATATCTATTATATCCATAAAACATTTTTAATTACCCCCTTAAAGATTATTAGGCTATTATTTGCCTTTAACTAATAACATAATATTCATTAGTTTACATAAAGGTTCTTATTATTTAATAAAAATATATAGATAAAAAGCCTTTGACGTTTCTAATTAGTCAAAGGCTTAAATTATCTTATTAAATTCTTATTATCTAGACAGTTCTTGAAGCATTAACACTTTTATGTGATGATTTTCTTTTTTCTGATTCGTCTACAACTAGTGCTGTAACCGCTGATCCAGTAACATTAGTAGCTGTTCTAGCCATATCAATTACTGAATCTACCGCCATTACCATAGCCATACCTTCAATTGGTAGGCCAAGAGTCGCTAATACAACTGTTGTAGACATTGTAGCTGCACCTGGTACCCCAGCAATTCCAATTGATGAAACTACTGTTGTTAATATTATTAATCCATATGAATATGCCGTTAAATGAATTCCAAATACATTTGCTACAAATATAGCTACGATTGCAGGATATAGTCCTCCACAACCATTCATTCCTATAGCTGAACCTAAAGGTGCAACAAAACTTGCAACGTTTTGAGATACTCCAACACCTTCAACCAAGGACTTTATTGTAACTGGTAGTGTTCCATAACTACTTTGGCTTGTAAATGCCACTGTTTGTGCTGGGAAAATTCCCTTAAAGAAAGCAAATGGATTCTTTCTTGCAACTAGTGAAACAAGTGGTGTATGAACAAGTAGAATTTGAAGTATGCATGATATATAAACCGCTGCAACAACCCACGCTAATGATTTTATAGTATCTAATCCATTGCTAGCTGCTGCTGTAGCTATTAATGCAAATACTCCATAAGGAATGAACTTTAGTACTATTCTCGTAATTTCAAGCACTACATCATATGCTGATAGTATAAAGTCCTTAAAAGGCTTTGCTTTTTCTGGACTCTTATTATCCAGTGTCATTAAAGCAATTGAAATAAATAATGAGAATATAACTATTGGTATTATTTTATTATCAACTATTGATGCAAAAGGATTTGATGGAAGCATGTCCACTAATACCTTAGAAAGTGTAGGTATTTCTCTAGCCTTAAAATCCCCTGCTCCTGAAAAACTTAACCCTTGTCCTAATTTAAAAACATTAGCTACTACTATACCTATAGCCGCTGCTATACCAGTAGTTCCAAGTAAAATAACAAGGGTTTTAGCTCCTATTGATTTTAAAGTATTTAGGTTTTTAAGCCTTATTATACTAGTTATTAGTGAAACCATAACAAGTGGTACAATAATCATTTTAATTAATGACATATATCCACTTCCAACAACCTCTAGAAACATTATGTCCTTTTTAAATACAGCACCTAAGATTAAACCAAGTACAAGTGCTGATAATGTAGCAAATGCAAACTTATTAGTCTTAGTTTTAATTTTATATATAGCGTAAACTGCCACTATGGATAACACTATTGCTAGTATTAAATTTATATTTATATCCATGACAATTCCTCCAATCTTTTTTATTATTATAAATTATAGATGATTACTTTTGCTGGCCAGCAAGTTATAAGAATAACTTTTCCTATATGTTTACTATGATTTGATATTATATTATTTCCTAAAATTAGTCAATACCTTATATGTAATAATTAAAAAAGAAGCCTTACAAAACATTGTACGCTTCCTTTTTAATGTTTAGATTTATTAAAATATAATGAAACTCTTAACTATCCTATCCTTATTATAGTATAACCCCAATTCCTATTGGAAATCTTCTACGTCTACGTCTTCTGTTTATTGGTATTGGTATTATTGGAACAATAGGCCCAAAACCAAATGGAACAAATCCAAAAGGACCAAACATTTTTATCACCCTTTCATAATTATTGAGCTTAGGAAAACCCGAGTACATTACATAATATTCACTACCTTACATAAATGTTCTATATTTTCACAAATAAAAACCCTACTATTTTTGTAGGGTTAGTTATCTAATATCAGCTTCTTTTCCTTCTTTTAAACTTTAAAACTCTTAATTATTTTCAAGATTAAAATCGAATTTTAATATATTCTCTCGAATATGAGCATACTACTTATATAATTTTTTATATAAGGAGATTAGTGATATGAAAAGAGGACACTATATTGTTAATGGAATAGCTAACCAAAATATGAAAACTCAAGTTAAAAATGCCCTTGAGAAAATTGACGGTGTTAATAAAGTTTGTGTTGACCTTGCACGTGGAAGTGTTGAAGTAATATATAATGATCCTGCTTCCCAGTCAGAAATAAAAAACTGTATTGAGGATACTGGCTTTAGTATAGAATAAATAAAAACTATCTCAGAATAAAATTTAACTTTTATTTCTGAGATAGTTTGCTTTATCTCGTATATAACTTTCCATCTAATAATCCTTTATATAATAAAATATGAACTACCTGTGTTTTGTTTACATTTTCTTTTTAGTCTGCTTGCTTCTTTAGCTAAAGCATAAACACTTCTAAATTCTTTTCTCTTATTAGTTAAAGCTGCTATAGATAATGAAATCAAAGGAAACTCTTCTTCTACACCATGTCTATTTTGAGCTGTAATATATCCCTTTTCTATGTCTTTTTTATCATAGTATTCTATAGATAACATATCAAAATCCTTTATAATACTACTGCAAATATCCTCTACATTATAACTATAGGATATAGCGATAAAATCATCACCACCAATATGACCTATAAAGTTTTCCTTTGGCATATTGTGACTAATAACCTTTGCTAGTAGCTTTATAACCTTATCTCCACTTTCAAAGCCATAAATATCATTATATGCTTTAAAATTATCTATATCAAAATACATTACACAATAATTCTCATTAGAAAAAATGCACTTTTCTAGGTTCTGCTCAATGATAACATTTCCTGGAATTCCCGTTAAAGGATTAGAATGTCTTGCATTATCGACTTCTATTTCAATTGTTTTTTCAATTAAATCCTTTACTGTTACTATTCCATAATACTTAGAATCCTTAACAACAGTTATATGATCATATAGTGTATCTTCATCCCTTGACATTGCAAGTTTTATTACCATGTCAATTGGCATTTTATAATCAACACTTAGAAAGTCTCTACTCATTATATTTGATATTGCTTTAGATGAATATAGGCTGTATCCATATCTCCAGCCAAGTTTAGTATAGAAAGCATGTCTTGTTACAACACCCTTTACCACATCATTTTCAACTATGCACATTCCTAATAAATCTTGTTTTTTTTTAATATATTATCAACATCACGTACAAGAGTATCAGTATGAATAGTATCTACTTTCTTTGCAATACTGCTTATGTATACATTAGATATATTGTATCCTACTTCACTTATCTCATCATCATTTTGATTTCTTATTATATTAATAACTTCTTGTCTAATAGGCATTATATCCTTATGAGGTTTTTGAATGAAATACCCTTGTCCATATTGAACACCTATATTTATAAGGGTTTTTAATTCTTCCTCTGTTTCTATACCTTCCCCAACTAACTTGCAACCTGACAATCTAGAGAATTCATATATACTTTTTACTATTGCTTGTTTAGTATTGTCTTTATCAATATCTCTGACAATATCCATATCAAGCTTTATATAGTGTGGCTTAATATCATATATTCTGCCAAATCCTGAATATCCCGCTCCAAAATCATCAATTGCTATTTTATAATTATCATTTTTACAATCCTCAATTGTAATTCTAAAGCTCTCTCTATCTGATATCATTTCCTTTTCTGTAACTTCAAAAATTATATTTTCAACTCCAAGGCAATACTTCCTTAAGTACTCCTTTGTAAATGAATCCTTAAATCGCATACTGTTCATAATAATTGGATTAATGTTTAAAAATATCTTCACATCAATCTTTTTATTATAGATACTTTCTAATGCCTTACTTCGAAATAGCTCTTCAAGTTCCCATAATTTATCATATTCTTTAGCTATATTCAAAAGTACTTCGGGACTTTGCATAGAAGAATTCTCTGGTCCTCTACTTAGTGCCTCATATCCTATTACCGTAGCATCATAAAGAGATACAATTGGCTGAAAAACAGAATTAATATTTTCTGTCTTAATTATATTGCATAACTCTTCATATTGGTAATTAATATGTTCTTTAACTTCTAAAGTATTAATCAAACCCCCCACTCCTTTTCTATATAACCAATCATGCTATATGATTAATTTATCTTACTATTTTTTCCCATCTATAGTTCTAGACACTCAATTACTTACTTAACTTTATAATAATATAAATATGTTAACTTAAAATATTAAAATTGTAAATTTATTGTAATATTTCACTTTTTTTCTTAATTTATTTAAAACTTTTTTATAATTTTTTATTAATATGGGCAAAATATTATTTAACAAAATTAAAAATATATCGAAAAGGAGATTTTCATGTTAAAGGAGCATCTACTTAAAAAACTTAATGAACAAGTAAACTTTGAATTTTATTCATCTTATACTTATTTAGCTATGGCTTCCTATGCTGAATCAATGGACCTTTCAGGAATTGCTAATTTCTTTAGAATTCAAGCTCAAGAAGAACTATTCCATGCAATGAAGCTTTACGACTATATATTTCAAAAAGGTGGTACAGTGGAACTAGATACAATAGAAAAACCGGATTCTAACTATAATGGTATAGTAGATTTATTTAAGAAGGGATATGAACACGAACAATTAGTGACTAGTAGAATCTATAGCTTAGTAGATATTGCTACTGAAGAGAAGGAACATGCAACCCTTAGCTTACTTAGATGGTTTGTAGATGAACAGGTAGAGGAAGAAAACAACTTCAATACTCTTTTAAAGAAGATATCAAAATCAGTAGATAACCCAGCTGCCTTATACATGCTTGATACAGAACTTGCAGCTAGAGTGTTTACAGCACCTTCATCATCTGAAAATGCCTAATCTTATATTCCAATAAAAATACCTCCCTGCTAAGTAGCTTTGCATTTATTGTACTTAGCGGGGTAATTTTTATTTAATATTTTATTATTATCTAAATATAGAGTTAAATATCTCCATAAGGCTCTTACCAGTTATAGTACTTAAATTTACAAATACTAGTAATGCAGCTATTAAAATTCTAGCAAATCTTCTTGCAGGTAAAGTTTCTTTACTATTTGGCATATAAATACCTCCCTTTTAAACTTTCCCAAATTATTTATAATTAAATAATTTATATTTTAGGTTTATTTTATAACTGTGCAAATCTTTTGTCCATTATATTACATTTATGTTAAGGTTAAATAATATTTAAATTTTATATAAAATATTCAAAAAAACAAAAAAATAATAGGAAGATTTCTCTTCCTATTATTGGTCATAATTCTATATTTTATTCAAATACAACTTCTCCAGTTTCGATGTGGTACTTAGCACCAACAACCTTAACCTTATTAGCCTTTATTAGATGATCTATAACAGGGTCTTTTTTAATATCATTTACTGTATTCTCTATATTAGCATCCTCCACTTCTTGGTACATCTTATCCTTTGGTACATTATTACCTTGTACAACCTTTAGTGGAACATTAATCTTATCTATTATCGCTTGAATATTTTCTGGAGCTTCTGCTTTATCAACTGCTGCCTTTACAGCTCCACACTTTTCATGTCCTAATACTACTATTAGTGGAGTCTTTAAATGCTCTGCACCGTACTCTACACTACCTAGAGTTATCTTGTCCATTACATTTCCAGCATCTCTAATAACAAATAGATCTCCAAGGCCTTGATCAAATAGAGCTTCAGCATCAACTCTACTGTCACTACAGCTAACTATTACAGCAAATGGCTCTTGACCCTTACTTAACTTCTTTAAATTATCTTTACTGAAATCCTTATTTAAAACATTACCACTTACAAATCTTTTGTTTCCTTCTACTAATAGCTTCTGAGCTTCCTCTGCACTTTTAACCTGTGCTCTTTTATAAACTTCTTCCTTTACAGTTACATTTGATGTACTAACTTCTTTTTCAACTTTTTGAGCACATCCTGATAAAAGTGAAGCCAAAACCCCTAATGATAAAACCATAGTTATAATTTTCTTATGCATGTCATTTACCCCTTTATATTATGTTTTATTAAATGCTTTATTAAATTTTCCATAATAACTGCAGAATTATGTCGTTAATATATTAACATATTTTTTATACCTTTTCTACAAAATCTTATGATTTTTTTGAATGTTTATAATAAAATAATTAAACTACTCTATTATGAATATTTTTTATGTTAGTTTTTTTCTCTATATTTAATGTAAATACGTATCATACCTTCAATATATTACCACAACTCCCGGAATCTTTCTACATTTTATTCCATCTTTTACATACTTTTATATATTACACATAATTTTCATAATCATCGAATTAATCTTTTTTGTTTTTATTTTCTCATTCTTTTTCTTGCAACTATGTATCTATTATATTTAATTGGTAAATAATATACATGTTATATAAAATCTAGGCTTGATGAAGGAGGGTTATTCTATGCCAAAGAACATGAAAACAATGGACGGTAATCAAGCTGCTGCGGAAAGTTCCTATGCTTTTACCGAGATTGCAGCTATCTATCCAATAACCCCATCAACACCGATGGCGGAGAGTGTTGATGAGTGGTCCGCACATGGTAGAAAAAACATATTTGGCCAACCAGTTAAAGTTGTAGAACTTCAATCAGAAGCTGGGGCTTCAGGTGCAATTCATGGGTCCTTAGCAGCTGGGGCACTTACAACTACATATACAGCATCACAGGGACTTTTACTAATGATCCCAAACCTTTATAAAATGGCTGGAGAACTATTACCTGGCGTAGTTCATGTAACTGCTAGAGCAATAGCAACTC of the Clostridium cylindrosporum DSM 605 genome contains:
- a CDS encoding dicarboxylate/amino acid:cation symporter; the encoded protein is MLYSLSENKMIPVVIFSLFVSSAMILEGGEKTRPVKEFIDSLRDIMSRVTKHVIELVPYGVIAIMTSISAHFGLSSLLPLTKVLLSIYVAYILQIVVVQGILVAFIGKVSLMKFIKKIYPTPVVAFTTQTSIGTLLVTLRVLTKRVNVSVRYVYKFN
- a CDS encoding dicarboxylate/amino acid:cation symporter → MDININLILAIVLSIVAVYAIYKIKTKTNKFAFATLSALVLGLILGAVFKKDIMFLEVVGSGYMSLIKMIIVPLVMVSLITSIIRLKNLNTLKSIGAKTLVILLGTTGIAAAIGIVVANVFKLGQGLSFSGAGDFKAREIPTLSKVLVDMLPSNPFASIVDNKIIPIVIFSLFISIALMTLDNKSPEKAKPFKDFILSAYDVVLEITRIVLKFIPYGVFALIATAAASNGLDTIKSLAWVVAAVYISCILQILLVHTPLVSLVARKNPFAFFKGIFPAQTVAFTSQSSYGTLPVTIKSLVEGVGVSQNVASFVAPLGSAIGMNGCGGLYPAIVAIFVANVFGIHLTAYSYGLIILTTVVSSIGIAGVPGAATMSTTVVLATLGLPIEGMAMVMAVDSVIDMARTATNVTGSAVTALVVDESEKRKSSHKSVNASRTV
- a CDS encoding heavy-metal-associated domain-containing protein, producing MKRGHYIVNGIANQNMKTQVKNALEKIDGVNKVCVDLARGSVEVIYNDPASQSEIKNCIEDTGFSIE
- the cas8a1 gene encoding type I-B CRISPR-associated protein Cas8b1/Cst1, whose protein sequence is MCIVENDVVKGVVTRHAFYTKLGWRYGYSLYSSKAISNIMSRDFLSVDYKMPIDMVIKLAMSRDEDTLYDHITVVKDSKYYGIVTVKDLIEKTIEIEVDNARHSNPLTGIPGNVIIEQNLEKCIFSNENYCVMYFDIDNFKAYNDIYGFESGDKVIKLLAKVISHNMPKENFIGHIGGDDFIAISYSYNVEDICSSIIKDFDMLSIEYYDKKDIEKGYITAQNRHGVEEEFPLISLSIAALTNKRKEFRSVYALAKEASRLKRKCKQNTGSSYFII
- a CDS encoding EAL domain-containing protein; protein product: MINTLEVKEHINYQYEELCNIIKTENINSVFQPIVSLYDATVIGYEALSRGPENSSMQSPEVLLNIAKEYDKLWELEELFRSKALESIYNKKIDVKIFLNINPIIMNSMRFKDSFTKEYLRKYCLGVENIIFEVTEKEMISDRESFRITIEDCKNDNYKIAIDDFGAGYSGFGRIYDIKPHYIKLDMDIVRDIDKDNTKQAIVKSIYEFSRLSGCKLVGEGIETEEELKTLINIGVQYGQGYFIQKPHKDIMPIRQEVINIIRNQNDDEISEVGYNISNVYISSIAKKVDTIHTDTLVRDVDNILKKNKIY
- a CDS encoding ferritin, yielding MLKEHLLKKLNEQVNFEFYSSYTYLAMASYAESMDLSGIANFFRIQAQEELFHAMKLYDYIFQKGGTVELDTIEKPDSNYNGIVDLFKKGYEHEQLVTSRIYSLVDIATEEKEHATLSLLRWFVDEQVEEENNFNTLLKKISKSVDNPAALYMLDTELAARVFTAPSSSENA
- a CDS encoding carbonic anhydrase, with protein sequence MHKKIITMVLSLGVLASLLSGCAQKVEKEVSTSNVTVKEEVYKRAQVKSAEEAQKLLVEGNKRFVSGNVLNKDFSKDNLKKLSKGQEPFAVIVSCSDSRVDAEALFDQGLGDLFVIRDAGNVMDKITLGSVEYGAEHLKTPLIVVLGHEKCGAVKAAVDKAEAPENIQAIIDKINVPLKVVQGNNVPKDKMYQEVEDANIENTVNDIKKDPVIDHLIKANKVKVVGAKYHIETGEVVFE